Below is a window of Pseudomonadota bacterium DNA.
ATCTCCCGCGCCACCGCGAGGCCGAGCCCGGTGCCGTTCTCCTTGCCGCTCGTGACGAACGACTCGAACACCGTGCCCTGGATCTCCTCGGGGATGCCGGGGCCGGTGTCCGTGAAGCCGAACACGACGTCGGCTCCGGCCCTGTAGACCTCCACCGTCAGCTCGCCGCCCGACGACATCGCCTCGACCGCGTTGTTCACCACGTTGTGGAACGCGCGCGTCATCTTCTCCTCGTCGAAGCGGACGACGCCGGCGGTCCGCAGGCAGCACGTGAGGCGCACGCCCGCGGCGTCGACCTGCGGCTGGATCTGCTTCACGAACGCCTCGATGAACGGCCCGACCGCGCACGGGTGCGGGAGCACCTCGCGCTCGCCCTTGGAGAACGCGATGATCTCGCCGGCCATGTGCGCGATGCGCTCCAGCGCCTTGTTGATCTGCACGAGGTAGTCCGCGCTCTCCGGATCGGCCGTCTTGGCCGCGAGCATCTCGGCGTAGCCGGAGACAACCGTCATCGGCGACTTGAGGTCGTGGAGCACGCCGGCGAGCAGGCGCCCGACCGTCGCCAGGCGGCGCTCCCGCTCGCGCGAGATCCGATCCCTAAGCTGCTCCACCGCCTGGGTGAGCAGCGCCGCGACGAGCCGGAGCATGCCGAGATCGCCCTCGACGAAGCCGCCCGGCTTGTTGGCGGCGAGGAGCGACCCGTGGCTCCGCTGATCCTCGCCGAACAGCAGCGGCACCGCGGCGAGGCTCTCGAGCGGGTCGCCGATCCGGCGCACGATCGCCTCCTGGAAGCGGGGGTCGCCCTCCGGCGAGTTGACGAGCGCCTCCCTCCCCTTGGCCGCCACCCAGCCCGAGAACCCGCTGCCCAGCTCGACGCGCAGGATGCGGCAGCGCGTGTGCCCGACCGTCATGGCGCGGCTCGTGGAGCCGGCCTCGTCCACGAGGTGGAGCACCGCGGTGCGCGAGCCGACGAGCTCGTTCACCCGGCTCAAGACCACGGACGCAAGGGCGTTCACGTCCTCGGCGCGCGCGGCGAGCCGCTCGAGATCGAGGAGCAGCGCCAGATCCCGGCACCGGCGCTCGAGCTCCAGCTTGGCCGCGGTGATCGCGCGGTTCTTGGCGACGAGATCGACGAGCATCCGCGAGTTCTCGATCGTGAGCGCGAGCTGGCCGCAGAGGAGGCCGAGCGACTCGAGATCGCCCTCGTCGAACGCCCCGCCGCCGGATCGGTTGAGCACCTCGGCGACGCCGATCGGCCTCCCGTGCCGCCCGGTGACCGGGTGGCAGGCGACGCTGCGCGTCTCGAAGCCGGTCCGCGCGTCCCACTTCGGATCGAACCGCGCGTCGCGCTTCACGTCCGGCACGATCGCCGGGACGCCGTGGCGCGCCACCCAGCCCGCGATCCCCTGCCCTTCGGCAAGGCGGATCTCGTCGACGCCCTCGCCCACGATGACGCGCGACACGAGCGCGCCGTCGGCCTCGAGGAGGAACAGCGTCGACCGCTCGGCGGACATGAGCAGCGTGATGCGCTCGACCGCGAGGGTGAGCACCTCGTCGAAGCTCATCGTCGATTCGAGGGCGAGGGCGACGTCGCGGAGCACGCGGAGCTGCTGCTCCGCCCGCTGCAGGCGCCGCGCGGGATCGGGCGCGTCGGGCTCGGTCATCCGGACACCCCCAGACTATCGGTCGGGCCGCTTCGGGCTCAGGTCTTCTGGCCGCACTCGGGGCAGAACTTGGCGCCGTCGGCGAGCTTGGCGCCGCACTTGCTGCAGAACTTCGGGCCGGTCGCCATCGGCTTGCCGCACTCGGCGCAGAACTTGCCGGGCGCGACGACCTTGCCGCAGCCGGGGCAGGTCACGCCCGCGCCCGCCGTCGCCTGTCCGGCCGGAGTGGGAGCGCCCTGCAGGCCGCCCGGCGCGCCGGGTTGGCCCCCGCCCTGGGGGAACCCGGGCTGGCCCTGCGGCGGCATCTGCTGCTGCTGCGCCCCCATCGCCTGCTGCTGGAACATCCCGGCCATGCCGAAGCCGACGCCGAGCCCGGCGCCGCCGAGCAGCGCGCCGCCGCCGCCGCCCTCGCCGCCGCCCTGCGCCATCCCCTCGCCCGCGCCGAGCATCGCCTTGCCGGCCGCGAACTGCTGGAACCCCTGCATGCCGCCCGCCATGCGGACGTACGCCGCGTCGGTGTACAGCTTCTTGAGGTTCTTCTCGTCCTCGTCCTTGATGCCGAGCACGAAGTTGCCGAGCTGGGGCACGCGCACGCCGTACTGCTCGACGTACTTCTTGACCCCGGCGAGCACCGTCGCCTCGATCTCCTCGGTGTAGGCGCCGGACACGACGTCGAGCAGCGGCCACTTCTGCTTGACGATCAGCTCCGCGGTCTGATCCCGGATCACCTTGAGCACCTGCTGCTTGAACCACGAGAAGAACGACTCGTTGTCGGTCTGCGCCATGCCGACGAGGCCGATGATCAGCGTCTCGGGATCGACGATCTGGATCGAGAACTCGCCGTGGACCATCGTCTCGACCGGCACCCCGGACTTCGGATCCTCGACCGAGCCGATGCGGCCGCCGAACTTGATGCTCGGGAAGAGGCGCGTGGAGACGAAGAACACCTCGGAGATGAGCACGTTGCCGCCCGTGAACGAGTCGACGAGGTTCGACAGGAACGGGATGTTCGACGTGTCGAGCGTGTGGCGGCCAGGCGGCAGCTTGCCGACGACCTTTCCGTCCTTGAAGAAGATCGCCACCTCGTCCGAGTCCACGGTGAGCTGCGAGAACTTCGGGATCGTCTGGTCCGGGTGCTTGTAGAGCGCGAACCCCTTGGCCGTGTCCGGCCGCGCGATCATCAGCTCCTGGACGCCCTTCTTGATGAAATTGATGAGACCCATCTTCGACTCCTCTCGACCTCGTCGGGCGCGCGAGCGGCGCGCCGCATTCTCTCCCGAGGCGGAAAGGAAACTATAGTGCCCGCGCGAAATCCGGTCAACGCGGGCGGGCGGGGGCTGGGAAAAGGTTCGCCGAGGTCAGGCGGGCTTGACGACGAGGGCGCCGCCGTCGGCCGCGAGCGCCACCTTGCCGCCGCGGGCGATCTCGCCCGAGAGGACGAGGCGGGCGATCGGCCCCTCGACGAGGCGTTGGATCGTGCGCCGCATCGGCCGCGCGCCGAGCTCCGCGTCGAACCCGCCCGCGTCCGCGAGCGCCTCGACCGCGCCGGCCTCGACGATCAGCTCCACGCCGTGCTCCTTGGCGAGCTGCGCCGCCACGCGGGAGAGCATGAGCCGCGCGATCTCGAAGACCTGCTCACGCTCGAGCGGCTCGAACACGAGCGGCTCGTCGATGCGGTTCCACAGCTCGGGCGGGAGCGCCGCGCGCGCCGCCTCGAGGATCGCGTCGCGGACCCCCCGGGCGGCCCGTTCGTCACGGCCGCCGCCGCTCGCCGCGAACCCCATGCGCCGCTTCGGGCCCGCGAGCTCGCGCAGATCCGCGCCGAGGTTGCTCGTCATGGCGATCACCGCGTTCCCGAAGTCGACCGTGCGGCCGCGGCCGTCCGTGAGCCGGCCGTCGTCGAGCACCTGCAGCAGGATCTGGACGACGTCGCGGTGCGCCTTCTCGATCTCGTCGAGCAGCACGAGGCAGTACGGGCGGTGACGGACGGCCTCGGTGAGCTGGCCGCCCTCCTCGTGCCCGATGTAGCCCGGCGGCGCGCCGACGAGCCGCGCCACCGCGTGCGCCTCGGAGAACTCGGTCATGTCGAGCCGCACCATGGCGCTCTCGTGGGCGAACAGGATCTCGGCGAGCGCCTTCGCGGTCTCGGTCTTGCCGACGCCGGTCGGCCCGAGGAGGAGGAACGAGCCTATCGGCCGTCCGGTCCGAAAGCCGGCCGCGTTGCGCCTGAGCGTCTCCGCGATCGCCGTGAGCACGCCCCCGTGCCCGACGATGCGCGCCCCGAGCTCGCGCTCGAGGTCGAGCAGCTTCTGGCGGTCGCTGCTCGTGAGCCGCTCGGCCGGCACGCCGATCTGCTCGGCGAGCACCGAGGCGACGTCCGCCGCCGCGACCTCGGCCGCGCCCGACCGCTTGGCCCGCGCCCCCGCGAGATCGATGAGGCCGATCGCCTTGTCGGGCAGGGCGCGCTCCGGCAGGTACCGCGCCGACATCCGCACCGCGCCCGCGATCGCCTCCGCGCTGTACGCCACCTTGTGGTGCGCCGCGTACGCCGGCGCGACGCCGGTCACGATGCGCACCGCCTCGCCCTCGCTCGGCTCGCCGACGTCGACCGCCGTGAAGCGGCGCGCGAGCGCCGGATCCGACGACACGTGCCGCGCGTACTCCTCGTCGGTCGTGGCGGCGATGCACGGCAGCTCGCCGCGGCCGATCGCGGCCTTGAGATCCTCCACCGCCTCTGCGCCGTCGTGCGTCGCGAGCAGGGCGTGCAGCTCGTCGAAGAACAGCACGATGCGGCCCTGCGCGCGCGCCACCTCGACCTTGATCCCCTCGAGCCGCTCGCCGAGCGCGCCGCGCAACGTCGTCCCGGTCAGGAGATCGCTCGGCCGCACCTCGATGATCACGCGGTCCTCGAGGCCGGGCGCCGCGCCGCGCGCCAGCCCGAGCGCCAGCCCCTCGACGATCGCGGTCTTGCCGACGCCGGAGGGCCCGACGAGGCACGGGCAGTTGGCCCGCCGCTTGTTGAGCACGTCGGCGATCCGCGCCATCTCGTTCTCGCGCCCGACGATCTCGTCGAGGCGACCCTCGGCGGCGGCGGCGGTCAGGTTGCGGCCGAGCCCCGCGAGGAGCGGGTACTCCTTGGGATCGACGGCGAAGCGATCTGCGTCCAACGTGCGCGCTGGCGTCGGCACAGGCGCTTCCCTTTGCGGCGTCTCCCGCTTCGGCGCCCCCTCCTGCGGTGCGCGCTCGCGGAGGTTCCGCGTCCTGCGCTGGGCCTGCTCGATGTGCGAGCCGACGTCCCGCGGCACGCGCGTCGGGGCGATCTCGCCCGCGGGCCTCCTGCCTCTCACCGCCGGCTCCGGCGGCGGGGCCTCGCGCCTCCTCGCCCGCCGTTCGCGGACCGGCGACCTTCCCTCCATCGTGCGGATCTTGAGCTGCTTGGCCGGCGGCAGCGCGTCGGTCCTCGCCCCCGTCGGCGGGCGCTTCGGCGCCCCGGGCACGTCGTCGTGCTCGGCGCGCTCGCGGGTGAGCCCGGTCGTCATGTTGCGCAGCGCCTGGTTGCGGATGAGGTCGATGTTCAACCCGGCGCGGGAGAGGACGGCGTACGCCGCGCACTCCCGCACGGTGGCGAGCGCCGCGAGCAGGTGGAGGGCGGTCGGCGGCGAGCCCTCGCGGATCGTGGCTGCGTACTGTTTCGCCTTGGCCTCCACCTCGGCGAGCACGCCCGTCGGCTCGGCGTCGGCCTCCCGGATCGCGGCGCGCAGCGACGTCTCCGTCAGGCCGCGCAGCGACAGGGTCTTGGCCGCGGTGCCGGTCCCCGTGAAGACGGCGAGCAGCAGGTAGCCGGTGTCGAGGCGGCCCTTGCCGCTGTCGGCGAGCTGCGCGGCCCTGGCCGCTATCTCCTGCATCGATTCGGGGTTTGAAATCGTCATTTGTTCAATGTTTACAGTGTGTTACGAATCTCGCACGAGTATGCCACAGAACCGTTTCGCGCCGCAAATTTTGGGCGCTCGACCGGCGCCGAAAGGCGATGAGAATGTGCGCCGCAAATCGAATAGAGCGCGGCCGCGCCCGTCCAATTCGACACGCGCTCGAATAGGGTATGGTGGCCCCGGGGACGAGCGGTTAAAGTGATCCTGGGCGGAACGGTACCGGCTCCGCCACAACCGAGGAGGATTCGCCATGTCGCATCGAGCTCGGATCGTCGCCGCATCTTTCGTCGCGCTCTTCGTCGTCGTCGTGGCCGGCGAGGTGATCGCGCGCCGGGCGGAGGACGCCTTCGCGGGCAAGGTGATCATCCTGAAGAAGCGGCCGCCCGCGACGTTCAAGTCCGCGGACGGCTTCGTCCAGTTCCTCCACGCGAACCAGATGCGCGTCGTCTACGCGGACGCGGACACCACGTGGTCGTTCGAGACGATGGCGTTCTTCCGACGCGCGCTCGGCGACTACGAGGTCGAGATGGTGTTCTACGACGTCAAGAACGGCTCGAGCCCGAGCAGCCGTCGCTTCGTCGACTCGTACACGCAGTACACCCAGGACAGGAACACGCGCAGCCTCTCGGGCAAGTGCCACCTGATCCGGCCGAGCTTCGACGCGGGCAAGGAGTACATGATCGTCGTCCAGCACAAGGGCGACGAGCTCGCCAAGGGGTTCTTCTCGACAAAAGGGATCTCCCAGTCGCAGATCGACGACCAGCTGCGCGCCGACGCCGAAGTGAAGAAGATGGAACAGTCGATGAAGGAGCTCGAACAAAAGGTGAAGGAGCAGGAAGAGGCCGCCAAGAAGAAGCAGGAAGACTCCAAGGCCGCCGAGGACCTTTTCTAGCCCCTCCCCCGCACCCTCTCCCGTTAGCCCTCTCCCGTGATAAGGTGTCCCGCATGGACGTCCTCGCGCTCCTCGACGCCGTCGACAGAGGTGAATTCGCGCCGGTCTACTTCGTGCACGGCAAGGAGCGGTTCCTCGTCGAGCAGCTCGTGACGAAGCTGCGCGACGCGCTCGTCAAGGGGCCGATGGCGGGGTTCAACTTCCGGCGGGTGCGGGCCAAGGACACCACGGGCGCCGAGATCTCGGCCGAGGCGCGCGCCGTGCCCATGATGTCCTCCCACAGGCTCGTGGTCGTCGACGACGCGGACAAGCTCAAGGCGGAGGACTGGGACGCGCTCGAGGGGTACCTCGCGGCGCCGATCCCGGAGACGACGGTCGTGTTCCTCGCCGAGAAGTTCGATCTGCGCCGCAACCCGTTCTCCCGCGCGAACAAGCGCAAGGAGATCCACGCCGCGGAGCCGCTCACCGAGAAGAGCCTGCCGGCGTTCGTCCGCGGCCGCGCGAAGGCGCGCGGCGTCCAGCTCGGGCCGGGCGCGGACTCGGCGATCGCCTCGGCGATCGGGGCGGATGCGGCGGCGATCGACGACGCGGTCGTCCGGCTGGGCCTGTACGCGGGCCCGGGCGGGACGGCGCGGGAGGAGGACGTGGCCGAGGTCGTCACGTCGGTGCGCCAGCGGTCGGTCTTCGACCTCGTCGACGCGATCGGCGGACGGAAGCGCGCGGAGGCCGTGGCGCTGCTCGAGCGGCTGCTCGCCGCCAGGGAGGAGCCGCTCAGGCTGCTCGCCCTCCTCGCCCGGCACTATAGGCAGCTGCTCGCGGCCCGCATCGAGGTGCACCGCGGGACCGGAGAGGCGGAGCTCGCGTCGAGGCTCGGCGTGCACCCGTTCGTCGCGAAGAAGCTCGCGGCGCAGTGCGGGCGGTTCAGCGGCGCGGAGCTGGAGACGGCGCTCGCGCGGCTCGCCCGCGCGGATCTCGACCTCAAGTCGAGCCGGAGACCTTCGAACCTGATTCTCGAAGAGGCGGTGGTAGGGCTCGCGCTCGGCGCGTGACGGGCGCTACTGGAGCTTCGCCACGGCGACCGTGAGGCGCGAGATCTTGCGGGACGCGGCCTTGCGCGGCACGACGCCCTTCGTCACGGCCTTGTCGAGCTGCCGCACGGCCTCGCCGAGCGCCGCCTTCGCCTTGTCCTTGTCGGCGGCCTCGATCGCGTTCGCGACGCTCTTCACGAACGAGCGAACGGTCGAGCGGACGTGCCGGTTGCGCGCCGTGATCCTGAGCCTCTGCCGGTTCCTCTTCTTCGCCTGCGGATGGTTAGCCACTTGCCGTTCTCCCTTCAAATAGCCGCAAACGCTTACCCTTGCGGGGCGGGAATGTCAAGGCGCGCTACAGCAGCGCGGTGGAGAAGTAGCGCTCCGCGCGATCCGGGAGCACGGTGACGACCGAGGCGTCCGGGCCGAGGAACGCCGCCTCGCGCAGCGCGGCGAAGACGTTGGCGCCCGAAGAGGTGCCGACGAGGAGCCCCTCCTCGCGCGCGAGCCGCCGCGTCACCGCGACCGCCTCGTCGTCCGTGACCTCGACGACGTGGTTGATGATCTTGACGTCGAGCACCGTGGGGATGAAGCCGTCGCCGATCCCCTGGATCTGGTGCAGCCCGGGCTCGTGGCCGAGCAGCGCCGAGACGTTCTTCGGCTCCACGGCGATGATCCGCACGTCCGGGTTCTTCTCCTTGAGGAACTTGCCCACGCCCGCGAGCGTGCCGCCGGATCCGACCCCGGCGACGAACGAGTCGACCCGGCCGCCGCTCTGCTCCCAGATCTCGGGGCCGGTCTCGAGGTAGTGCACCTCCGGGTTCGCCGGGTTCTCGAACTGCTGCGGGATCCACGCGCCCTCGATCTCGTCGCGCAGCGCGTACGCCTTGCGCAGCGCGCCGTCGAGCGACTCCGCCGCGGGCGTCAGCACGCACTCGGCGCCGAACGCGGAGATCACCTTCTTGCGCTCCTCGCTCATGTTCTCCGGCATGCACAGGATCACGCGGTAGCCGCGCCGCACGCCGACCATGGCGAGGCCGATCCCCGTGTTGCCGGAGGTCGCCTCGACGATCGCCCCGCCGGGCTTGAGCTTTCCGTCGCGCTCGGCGACCTCGATCATGTGCCTGGCCGGCCGATCCTTGACCGAGCCGCCGGGGTTCAGGAACTCGGCCTTGCCGAAGACGCGGCCGCCGCCCATGCGTTCGAAGCGGATGAGGGGCGTGTTTCCGATGAGATCGAGCAGGGATGTCGTGGGCATGGTGAACCTCTCTTTTCCGCCGCGCATTCTATCGACTGCGAGGGGAAACCGCAAAAGCGCAGTTTGACGTCCGCGCGGAGGGCCCGTATCTTGCGGGGCATGCACGCGGCCGATCCGGAGCTCGTCGCAAGGTACTTCGATCACGGCGCGACGTCTTTCCCGAAGCCCGCCGGCGTGGCGCCCGCGATCACGCGCTACATCGACGGTTGCGGCGGCACGTACGGCCGCGCGGCGTACGGCCAGGTGCAGGACGCCTCGCGCCTCGTGTTCGGCGCCCGCGAGCGGCTCGCCCGGGCGTTGGGGGTCTCGGACTCGTCGCGCGTCGTGTTCACGCTCAACGCCACGCACGCCCTGAACCTCGCGATCCAGGGGCTCGCCCGGCAGGGCGGCGTCGTCCTCGTCTCGCCGCTCGAGCACAACTCGGCGATGCGACCGCTCGCCGCGCTCGGCGCGCGCCTCGGGCTGCGCACGGTGACGATGCCCCACGGCGAGGACGGCCGCGTGAAGCCCGAGGAAATATCGATCCCCCGCGGCACGTGCCTCGCGGTCGTGAGCCACCAGTCCAACGTCAACGGCGTCGTCCAGCCGCTCGCGGCGATCCGATCGCGGCTCGACGACGTGCCGCTGCTCGTCGACGCGGCCCAGTCCGCGGGCGAGCTCCCGATCGACGCCGAGCGCGGCGGGCTCGATCTCGTCGCGCTGTCCGGCCACAAGCACCTGCTCGGCCCGACGGGCGTCGGCGCGCTCTACGTGCGCCCCGGGCTCGCGCTCCCGGCGCTCATGCCCGGCGGGACGGGTAGCCGCTCGGACAGCCTGGAGCAGCCCGAGGCGATGCCCGACGCGCTCGAGTCCGGCACGCCCAACGTCGCGGGGCTCGCGGGGCTCGGCGCGGCGCTCGAGTTCCTCGAGGCGAACGGCCCCGGCCCCGGCGCCCGCCCCGCCCGGCTCGCCGTTGAGGCGCTGCGCAGGATCCCCGGCGTCCGGGTGATCGCGGCCTCGGATCCCCTGCACCAGGGCGGCCTCTTCTCGTTCACGGTCGACGGGACCCCGCCGTCCGAGATCGCGAGGTTCCTGTACGCCCGGCACCGCATCGCCGTGCGCGCCGGCCTGTGCTGCGCGCCCGCCGCGCACGCCGCGCTCGGCACGAAGGCGGGAGGCGGCGCCGTGCGCGTCTCGTTCGGGCGCTTCCACGACGACGGGGCGGTCGCGCGGATCGCCACCGCGGTCGCCGACGCGGTGCGCAACCGATGATCCTCTTGTTCGAGAGCGTGCACCGGGTCATCCAGGCGGAGGCGTCCCTCACGCGCGCCGGGGTCCCGTGCGCGCTCCTCCCGACGCCCAAGGAGCTGTCGGCGGAGTGCGGGATGTGCGTCGAGGTGGACGCCGCGGATCTCGCCGCGGCCCGCGCCGCCCTCGGCCCGCTCGCAGTGACCGTCGTCGGGGAGGATCTGCCGTGAGGGATCCGACGTCGCGGCTGCTCGCGCGGGGAGGCCGAGCCTTCGGGCTCGCGGCGATCGCGCACGCCCGCGGCCGGCGGGCCGGGCGGGAGCCGTGGCACCTCGTCTCCCACGATCTCGGCGCCGCGGCGGACCAGATCCTCGCCGAGCTCGAGGCGGTGGTGCCCGACGACGCCCTCGCCAGGGCGATCGGCGCGGCCATGGGGGAGGCGCCCGCCACCGCCGAGCCGCCCTGGACGGCGGCGCTCGTCGCCGATCCCGGGGCGTTCGCGCGCGTCGGAAGCGCCGCGGCCGCCTGCTGGCCCGCGGGCTTTGCGCTCCGCATGCCCGACGGCGATCGCGGGCGGGGGATCGCCGCCGTCGCGTTCGCGCTGTGCCGCAGCATCGACTCCGCGCGATCGCTCGCGGCGAAGCTCTGCGCGGAGGACGGCGTCGCCCTCGTCCGCGCCGCGCGGCTGTGCGGGGCGCTCGCGCGCCCGGGCGAGCCGAGCGCGATGCGCGCCTGCGTCCGGGCCGCGCTCGAGGAGGGGGGGATCGATGGGCCGCGTGATTAGGCGCGACGCGCTCGTCGGGGAGCCGATCCGGCTGAGCGCCGAGGCCGCGCGCCGCGCGGAACGGGTGATCGACGACGCGGCGGCCGGGGAGCGGATCGCCCGCGACCGGGGGCTCGTCGCCGAGGTCGCGGCGCACATGGCCGAGCGGATCGTGGGCGACGCCCTCGAGCGCCGGCCGGCGCTGCTCGACGCCCTGTTCGAGCGGGCGCTCGCCGAGATCGGCGCCCTGCGGCCGGCCCGCATCCGCGTGCACCCCGAGGACCGGGCGCGCACGGGGATCGACGCGGCAGCGGCGGCGCGGGGGATGGAGGTCGCCGACGACCCGTCGGTGGGCCGGGGCGGCTGCGTGGTCGAGGCCCGCGGCGCGTCGTCCGATCACCGCCTCGAGGTCCTGCTCGAGGCGCTGCGCGCGGCGGCCGAGGGGACGAGCCGTGACTGAGCGGGCGCGCGGCGAGGCGAGGAGCCCCGTGCTGAACGTCGCGCTCTTCATCATCACCGTCGTCACCGTGTTCATGGCCGGCGCCGTCTACCTGCCCGCGCAGACGCTCTTTGGGATGGCCCGCAACGGCCTCGAGTTCACCGCGGCGCTCATGGGGATCCTCGTGTGCCACGAGGCCGGCCACTACGTCGCGGCGCGGCGGCGGCGCATCGACGCGTCGCTGCCCTACTTCATCCCGGTGCCGCCGTTCCTCTCGATGTTCGGGACGTTCGGCGCGATCATCCTGATGCGCGGCCGCATCCGCTCGCGGGACGCGCTCATCGAGGTCGGCGCCGCCGGGCCGCTCGCGGGCATGGCCGTGGCCGTGCCGCTCCTCTTCGTCGGGCTCGCCGACTGCCCGGTCGGCCCGATCCCGACCGAGGGGTTCATCGAGGGGCAGTCGCTCCTATACATGCTCGCCAAGCACGTCGTGCTCGGGCCGATCCCGCAGGGCTACGACGTGTACATCGACCACTCGCCGCTCGCGTGGGCCGGCTGGATCGGGTTGCTCGTCACCATGCTCAACCTGCTGCCGATCGGCCAGCTCGACGGCGGGCACGTCTTCTACGCCCTGTTCGGCGATCTCCACGCTGCGGCCTCGCGCTGGTTCCTGCGCGGCCTGTTCGCGCTGGGCGGGGCCGTGGTCATCGCCCTCGGCATGGACGCGTGGTCGCTCGGCCTGCGCGGCGAAGAGCTCGTTTACGCGGCGCTGCCGGGCGCGCCCTGGCTGCTCCTCGGCACGATCCTCCTCGTCTTGAACCGCGGCACGCGTTTTCGGCACCCGCCCACGGACGGCGGTGCGCTGTCGCCCGGCCACGCCGCGGTCGGCGTCCTGTGCCTCGTCGTGTTCGTCGCGACGTTCATGCCGATCGTGATGCGGCCGATCCTCTAGGTCAGTCGACGTCGACCTGCGCGTCCGGCGCGGCGAGGCGGAGCTTGGGCGTGTCGAGGTTGCCGATGCCGTGGCGCCAGTACTCGAGCTCGAGCCCGGGCGCCTCGGCGAACGGCAGGCGGTCGGGCAGCGCGACGTCGAGCTCGCCCGTCTCGGGCAGCCCGAACGCGGGCGCGCACTCGAAGACCTCGATCTCCACAGTCGCGTCCGGATCCTTCGCCGACGCCTCCTCGACGCCGTGCCGCAGCGCGGCGACCGCGCCGCGGAGGCACGCCAAGGAGAGCGGGGTCGATGGCGCGCACTCGACGGCGTACCAGCCCCTGCCGCCGACGAGCGCCTTGCACTCGGCGGTGTCCGGCTCGAACGCGATCGCGAAGCCCTCGCCCTTCCAGGCGGCGGCGCCGCGCCACGTGCGGACGCTGCCGCTCTGCTCGCGGGTCGTCTCGTCGTCCATCCCCGGCCGGAACCGCGCCACGCTCGGACCGAACGCGTGGGACCTGCCGGCGTCGACGCGGAGCTGCGCCGCGCCCGACGG
It encodes the following:
- a CDS encoding DUF3343 domain-containing protein; the encoded protein is MILLFESVHRVIQAEASLTRAGVPCALLPTPKELSAECGMCVEVDAADLAAARAALGPLAVTVVGEDLP
- a CDS encoding flagellar assembly protein FliH encodes the protein MGRVIRRDALVGEPIRLSAEAARRAERVIDDAAAGERIARDRGLVAEVAAHMAERIVGDALERRPALLDALFERALAEIGALRPARIRVHPEDRARTGIDAAAAARGMEVADDPSVGRGGCVVEARGASSDHRLEVLLEALRAAAEGTSRD
- a CDS encoding site-2 protease family protein: MTERARGEARSPVLNVALFIITVVTVFMAGAVYLPAQTLFGMARNGLEFTAALMGILVCHEAGHYVAARRRRIDASLPYFIPVPPFLSMFGTFGAIILMRGRIRSRDALIEVGAAGPLAGMAVAVPLLFVGLADCPVGPIPTEGFIEGQSLLYMLAKHVVLGPIPQGYDVYIDHSPLAWAGWIGLLVTMLNLLPIGQLDGGHVFYALFGDLHAAASRWFLRGLFALGGAVVIALGMDAWSLGLRGEELVYAALPGAPWLLLGTILLVLNRGTRFRHPPTDGGALSPGHAAVGVLCLVVFVATFMPIVMRPIL